A genomic stretch from Candidatus Hydrogenisulfobacillus filiaventi includes:
- a CDS encoding protein of unknown function (Evidence 5 : Unknown function), whose product MRPQPGPQQHDQGGSHSRGVGRGGRDLRQRNRARVRPGYDVLVLSVQLRPLHRPAAPEWRLSGPARLRYENRGGGFRPAGCGRRNPLAASRQFRGGNGATRIACAI is encoded by the coding sequence TTGCGCCCCCAGCCTGGCCCTCAACAACATGACCAAGGAGGATCTCATTCCCGAGGTGTCGGACGTGGTGGGCGGGACCTTCGTCAACGAAACCGCGCTCGCGTCCGACCTGGTTATGACGTTCTAGTACTTTCAGTGCAACTGCGACCCTTGCACCGGCCGGCTGCCCCCGAATGGCGGCTGTCAGGGCCGGCCCGCCTGCGGTATGAAAACAGAGGAGGAGGGTTCCGGCCGGCCGGATGCGGCCGCCGGAACCCGTTAGCGGCATCACGGCAGTTCCGGGGAGGGAACGGGGCAACCCGAATTGCATGCGCTATCTGA
- a CDS encoding HTH_11 domain-containing protein, with the protein MSRHLRAALLQFMAEHGTVTSELLSKHLGVSRRHVQRELHDLVAERLVVSSRVPGTRRTAYYSLPKRASGDTQPLRRLLAAMEDAAGPELYRRILDVYIDDYYGNDLHRPLEELARQEHRNMSWQPSTNGWWIEMRSCPFPYWKGNPTVCEAETRVLSQHWKVPVINIADDGERMRCRFFIPIRPSTAVLSPDGTEGQK; encoded by the coding sequence ATGTCACGCCACCTGCGCGCGGCATTGCTGCAGTTCATGGCCGAGCATGGGACGGTCACCAGCGAACTCTTAAGCAAGCATCTGGGGGTTTCCCGGCGGCACGTGCAGCGGGAACTGCACGACCTGGTGGCGGAGCGGCTGGTGGTCTCCTCGCGGGTGCCGGGCACCCGCCGGACCGCCTACTACTCCCTGCCCAAGCGGGCCTCGGGCGACACCCAGCCCTTGCGGCGGCTCCTGGCGGCCATGGAGGACGCGGCGGGGCCGGAGCTCTACCGGCGCATCCTGGACGTGTACATCGACGATTACTACGGCAACGACCTGCACCGGCCGCTGGAGGAGCTGGCCCGCCAGGAGCACCGCAACATGAGCTGGCAGCCCAGCACCAACGGCTGGTGGATCGAGATGCGCTCCTGCCCCTTCCCTTACTGGAAGGGCAACCCCACCGTCTGCGAGGCCGAAACCCGGGTGTTGAGCCAGCACTGGAAGGTGCCGGTGATCAACATCGCCGATGACGGCGAACGGATGCGCTGCCGGTTCTTCATCCCCATCCGCCCCTCCACCGCGGTCCTCAGCCCCGACGGAACGGAGGGCCAGAAGTGA
- a CDS encoding protein of unknown function (Evidence 5 : Unknown function), which translates to MRTVTVEGVPFRATEGLEDTTRPVVVVVPELGPRDAGPELWTPARPDRWVVAYWDLPLLRERREELLPKLVYEPLYSVYIPVWEAARREMAAVLEAWGERPVGLIGFGDGGMLAMWIAADNRARNVRAVVSVSGSPTLEFLKDRYPDAGWPAEEAKKTLGDWDITYRVPRIGSAAVLLLHGAQDHTLREDWDEEFYLMATTVTKYPERWDYRRLEGLPHDWRDAADPAQQAAVAEARAQVEAWLETYLTP; encoded by the coding sequence ATGCGGACGGTGACGGTGGAGGGGGTGCCTTTCCGGGCCACGGAAGGGCTGGAGGATACCACCCGGCCGGTGGTGGTGGTGGTGCCCGAACTGGGGCCCCGCGATGCGGGGCCCGAGTTATGGACGCCCGCCCGCCCCGACCGCTGGGTGGTGGCCTATTGGGACCTGCCCCTGCTGCGCGAGCGGCGGGAGGAGCTGCTGCCCAAGTTGGTCTATGAGCCCCTCTACAGCGTGTACATCCCGGTCTGGGAAGCGGCCCGGCGCGAGATGGCGGCCGTGTTGGAGGCCTGGGGGGAGCGGCCGGTGGGCCTGATCGGGTTCGGGGACGGGGGCATGCTGGCCATGTGGATTGCCGCCGACAACCGGGCCCGCAATGTGCGGGCGGTGGTGTCGGTCTCCGGCAGCCCCACCCTGGAGTTCCTCAAGGACCGTTACCCCGACGCCGGCTGGCCGGCCGAGGAGGCCAAGAAGACCCTGGGCGACTGGGACATCACCTACCGGGTGCCCCGCATCGGCAGCGCAGCGGTGCTGCTGCTGCACGGCGCCCAGGATCACACCCTGCGTGAGGACTGGGATGAGGAGTTCTACCTCATGGCCACCACCGTCACCAAGTACCCGGAGCGGTGGGACTACCGGCGCCTGGAGGGGCTGCCCCACGACTGGCGGGATGCGGCCGATCCGGCCCAGCAGGCGGCGGTGGCCGAGGCTCGTGCCCAGGTGGAGGCCTGGTTGGAAACCTATCTGACCCCCTGA
- a CDS encoding MFS transporter (Evidence 2a : Function from experimental evidences in other organisms; Product type t : transporter) has product MNEARRDAWALVVIVTGTLIAAVDTTIVVLALPTMMRDLHASLSGVVWVIMAYLLVITLVATQVGRLGDMFGRVRMYEWGFVIFILGSLLCGLATTETALIGFRVLQGLGGALVTANSGAVIADTFPAQRRGRAYGFTSVGWNLGAILGILLGGFITTFFSWRYIFLINVPIGAFAVGVAWMVLRDRGERIPRALDWAGMITLGGGLFALLLAMVDLSAGPPDARIETLAVLGLAGLVAFALFERRVPHPLLDFRLFQNRVVGASFLAAFFQSLGNFAVLFLVIMYLQGVRGLTPLDASLLLVPGYLVGGLLGPVSGRLADRVGPVWPATVGLAVQGLAIFLYAHLRPGTPLGWVVAASVVNGVGSAGFFPANNAAVMKGAPPGAFGIASGMLRTFANVGMVLSFATAILVSSAAIPRRVAFAIFVGTTALRGRLLYTFNHGIHAAFYLSIGLVLVAAGFSLWRGPVAEAEQKAAG; this is encoded by the coding sequence ATGAACGAGGCTCGGCGGGACGCTTGGGCACTGGTGGTCATTGTTACCGGGACCCTCATCGCGGCGGTGGATACTACCATCGTGGTGCTGGCGCTGCCGACCATGATGCGGGACCTGCACGCCAGCCTGAGCGGGGTGGTGTGGGTGATCATGGCCTACCTGCTGGTCATCACCCTGGTGGCCACCCAGGTCGGCCGGCTGGGCGACATGTTCGGGCGGGTCCGCATGTACGAGTGGGGCTTCGTCATCTTCATCCTGGGCTCCCTGCTCTGCGGCCTGGCCACCACCGAGACCGCCCTCATCGGGTTCCGGGTGCTGCAGGGGCTGGGCGGGGCGCTGGTGACCGCGAACAGCGGGGCGGTCATCGCCGACACCTTTCCGGCCCAGCGGCGGGGCCGGGCCTACGGCTTCACCTCTGTGGGCTGGAATCTGGGGGCCATCCTCGGCATCCTCCTGGGCGGCTTCATCACCACCTTCTTCTCCTGGCGCTATATCTTTCTGATCAACGTCCCCATCGGCGCCTTCGCAGTGGGGGTGGCCTGGATGGTCCTGCGCGACCGGGGGGAGCGCATCCCCCGCGCCCTGGACTGGGCGGGCATGATCACCCTCGGCGGCGGGCTGTTCGCGCTGCTGCTGGCCATGGTGGACCTGAGCGCAGGCCCGCCCGACGCCCGTATTGAGACGCTGGCGGTGCTGGGGCTGGCGGGGCTGGTGGCCTTCGCCCTCTTCGAGCGGCGGGTCCCCCATCCCCTGCTGGACTTCCGGCTGTTCCAGAACCGGGTGGTGGGAGCCTCCTTCCTGGCCGCCTTCTTCCAGAGCCTGGGCAACTTCGCCGTCCTTTTCCTGGTCATCATGTACCTGCAGGGGGTACGGGGATTAACCCCCCTGGACGCCTCCCTGCTCCTGGTGCCCGGCTACCTGGTCGGCGGGCTCCTGGGCCCGGTGTCGGGCCGCCTGGCGGACCGGGTGGGGCCGGTATGGCCGGCCACGGTGGGGCTGGCGGTGCAGGGACTGGCCATCTTCCTCTACGCCCACCTGCGGCCAGGGACCCCGCTGGGGTGGGTGGTGGCGGCCAGCGTGGTCAACGGCGTGGGCAGTGCCGGCTTCTTCCCCGCCAACAACGCCGCCGTCATGAAGGGGGCGCCGCCGGGTGCCTTCGGCATCGCCTCCGGGATGCTGCGGACCTTTGCCAATGTAGGCATGGTCCTCTCCTTCGCCACCGCCATCCTGGTTTCCTCGGCCGCCATCCCTCGCCGGGTGGCTTTCGCCATCTTTGTCGGGACCACTGCCCTACGCGGGCGCCTGCTGTATACCTTTAACCATGGCATCCATGCCGCCTTCTACCTGTCGATCGGGTTGGTGCTGGTGGCGGCTGGGTTCTCGCTTTGGCGTGGTCCGGTGGCGGAGGCGGAACAGAAGGCCGCCGGTTAG
- a CDS encoding ABC transporter → MDRKPDAGRAGPVVMLGILFRMQLARLRQSWRPYLVVSAVMPAGIVLLLHLVDPHMSLSLRQQVVWGAMLLAASISGIVMLSQHVAHLKASGALDHYRVLPVSLAGLILVLAVVYGLFAWPGILLIGLEGAWLDHVAWSAGPAWVAVFLLEGLALGGIGALIGLLAPQEGLAGLFGNLVMMGVLFGGMVPLPPGPVRLAADLLPSGFGLALLRSLALGQPAGGGLWAGLTAYALVVWALASRVVARPE, encoded by the coding sequence ATGGACCGTAAGCCGGACGCCGGCCGGGCCGGGCCGGTGGTGATGCTGGGCATCCTGTTCCGGATGCAACTGGCGCGCCTGCGCCAGAGCTGGCGACCGTACCTGGTCGTGAGTGCGGTGATGCCGGCCGGCATCGTCCTGCTCCTGCACCTGGTGGATCCGCATATGAGCCTGTCCCTCCGGCAGCAGGTGGTGTGGGGGGCGATGCTGCTGGCCGCTTCCATCAGCGGGATCGTGATGCTGTCCCAGCATGTGGCCCATCTCAAAGCGTCGGGTGCGCTGGACCATTACCGGGTGCTGCCGGTCTCCCTGGCCGGCCTCATCCTGGTGCTGGCGGTGGTGTACGGGTTGTTCGCCTGGCCCGGCATCCTGCTGATCGGGCTGGAGGGGGCCTGGCTGGACCACGTGGCCTGGAGCGCCGGCCCGGCCTGGGTGGCGGTCTTCCTGCTGGAAGGCCTGGCCCTGGGGGGGATTGGGGCCCTGATCGGGCTCCTGGCCCCCCAGGAGGGCCTGGCGGGCCTGTTCGGCAACCTGGTCATGATGGGGGTGCTCTTCGGGGGCATGGTGCCGCTGCCGCCAGGCCCAGTGCGGCTAGCGGCCGACCTGCTTCCCTCCGGGTTTGGCCTCGCCCTGCTGCGCAGCCTGGCGTTGGGGCAGCCCGCCGGTGGCGGTTTATGGGCGGGCCTGACCGCCTACGCCCTGGTGGTGTGGGCCCTGGCTAGCCGGGTGGTGGCCCGGCCTGAATAG
- a CDS encoding putative MFS domain-containing protein (Evidence 3 : Putative function from multiple computational evidences), with translation MSRQPPTAAGSATSLPLLPAAFRRLLAAQWISHLGDDLFEVALMVYALRAGGHRPLVLGLLLGLGTLPPALLSLVAAGMIGRLRPRPALVAADVLRAAAVSLLALSRGVAEATLLVLLLALADAIHRPLLRAAEPRLAADPAANRRGLARLAQWNHLGDLCAYTGAAALIRTAGPGPAFGLDGLSFLASALLLASLPPWEAAPPAPEPPGGTAPDPRLVRLLTAAAAGAAATAAANLLLAPLARAWHRPSAAVAWLLLALSLGAALGANRLQRWLGPHPPRRLAAGALGGFGLLLPLLPHLPGFAPGVALVGVLGFANGVFGVTLAVWTQESLPPARRARVFALRAGLMGLAATAGSWGAGWLAARAGLEAAAAAAGLLALVAAAAAGAPAR, from the coding sequence GTGAGCCGGCAGCCGCCCACGGCCGCGGGCTCCGCCACCTCCCTCCCGCTCCTGCCCGCCGCCTTCCGCCGCCTCCTGGCCGCCCAGTGGATCTCCCACCTGGGGGACGACCTGTTCGAGGTCGCCCTCATGGTCTATGCCTTGCGGGCCGGCGGCCATCGCCCCCTGGTGCTGGGGCTGCTGCTGGGGCTGGGCACCCTGCCCCCGGCCCTGTTGAGCCTGGTTGCCGCCGGGATGATCGGACGGTTGCGGCCCCGCCCCGCCCTGGTGGCCGCCGATGTCCTGCGGGCGGCGGCAGTCAGCCTGCTGGCCCTCAGCCGGGGGGTGGCGGAGGCCACCCTGCTGGTGCTGCTCCTGGCCCTGGCCGACGCCATCCACCGGCCGCTGCTGCGGGCGGCGGAGCCGCGCCTGGCCGCCGATCCGGCGGCCAACCGCCGGGGTCTGGCCCGGCTGGCGCAGTGGAACCACCTGGGCGACCTCTGCGCCTATACGGGCGCAGCCGCCCTCATCCGCACCGCCGGGCCCGGCCCCGCCTTCGGGCTCGACGGTTTGAGTTTCCTGGCTTCTGCGCTGCTCCTGGCCAGCCTGCCGCCGTGGGAGGCGGCCCCGCCGGCCCCGGAGCCGCCCGGGGGGACGGCCCCCGACCCGCGCCTGGTGCGCCTGCTGACCGCGGCGGCGGCCGGTGCTGCCGCCACCGCCGCCGCCAACCTGCTGCTGGCCCCCCTCGCCCGCGCCTGGCACCGCCCTTCCGCCGCCGTCGCCTGGCTGCTGCTGGCCCTGTCCCTGGGCGCGGCCCTGGGCGCCAACCGCCTGCAGCGCTGGCTGGGCCCGCATCCGCCCCGCCGGCTGGCGGCAGGGGCCCTGGGCGGCTTCGGGCTGCTGCTGCCCTTGCTTCCCCACCTACCGGGCTTTGCCCCCGGGGTGGCACTGGTAGGGGTGCTGGGCTTCGCCAACGGCGTGTTCGGGGTCACGCTCGCCGTCTGGACCCAGGAAAGCCTGCCCCCCGCCCGGCGGGCGCGGGTCTTTGCCCTGCGCGCCGGGCTGATGGGGCTGGCCGCTACCGCCGGCTCCTGGGGGGCCGGCTGGCTGGCAGCCCGGGCCGGGCTGGAAGCGGCCGCCGCCGCCGCCGGCCTCCTGGCCCTCGTCGCCGCCGCCGCCGCTGGCGCCCCGGCGCGCTAA
- a CDS encoding conserved protein of unknown function (Evidence 4 : Unknown function but conserved in other organisms), translating to MAESEAVPAVAWYADPEQALEEAGRSGRPVFVFVFRPGCSGCRLMDQGTFPRSAVRQALTEWVPLRLTEGHPFTRGRGLLWFPELLALEPDGALLRRQPGYLPAAEFLPWLILVQGEWAMRREAYEQAAALFEQVITAFPASGWVPEAWYWLGAARHQATGREIELYRPWRELRLRYPQSLWAHKVQANWQPPAPEAE from the coding sequence ATGGCGGAATCGGAGGCAGTGCCCGCCGTGGCGTGGTACGCCGATCCGGAGCAGGCCCTGGAGGAGGCCGGCCGCAGCGGGCGGCCGGTTTTCGTCTTCGTCTTCCGGCCCGGCTGTTCCGGCTGCCGGCTCATGGACCAGGGTACCTTCCCCCGTTCGGCCGTGCGCCAGGCCCTCACAGAATGGGTGCCCCTGCGCCTGACCGAGGGCCACCCTTTCACCCGCGGGCGGGGCCTGCTGTGGTTCCCGGAGCTGCTGGCACTAGAGCCGGACGGGGCCCTGCTGCGGCGGCAGCCCGGCTACCTGCCGGCCGCCGAATTCCTGCCCTGGCTCATCCTGGTCCAGGGGGAATGGGCCATGCGCCGCGAGGCCTATGAACAGGCGGCCGCCCTCTTCGAGCAGGTGATCACGGCCTTTCCCGCCAGCGGCTGGGTCCCCGAGGCCTGGTACTGGCTGGGGGCGGCCCGCCATCAGGCCACCGGGCGGGAGATTGAGCTCTACCGCCCGTGGCGGGAGCTGCGCCTGCGCTATCCGCAGAGCCTCTGGGCCCACAAGGTGCAGGCCAACTGGCAGCCGCCCGCCCCGGAGGCGGAGTGA
- a CDS encoding Lipoate-protein ligase A → MRPPEPVSGITAVPGRERGNPNCMRYLNLGTVSRERSIAAFHAVADLARDGDPMTLITAVPERPFVSIGYHQLASREVAVDFCRAHDIPIARRMVGGGAVLLDPGQVFFHLIFPGGHSSVNDLFAALLPGVINAYQKMGVPAEIRPLNDIVVGPRKLGGTGAATLGQSLVFVGSLLFDFDRDLMVQVLKVPSEKFRDKMLTSLRDYMTTLREELGERTPSHEEGARILAEAYGELLEEPLEPGTLTEAEEARTREFEARLFDPAFVFQNEGWRTPGVKIRDGVYLYEGLHKVPNGLVRAVWLENEGRIEQAWIGGDFFVEPADALTPLQEALQGQAPRSPGFAQAVEEAFARIGVGGLTAADLVQAFANPTRLGELEQAEGVAPQG, encoded by the coding sequence ATGCGGCCGCCGGAACCCGTTAGCGGCATCACGGCAGTTCCGGGGAGGGAACGGGGCAACCCGAATTGCATGCGCTATCTGAACCTGGGTACCGTGTCGCGGGAGCGATCCATCGCCGCCTTTCACGCCGTGGCCGACCTGGCCCGGGACGGCGACCCCATGACCCTGATCACGGCGGTGCCGGAGCGGCCCTTTGTGTCCATCGGCTACCATCAGCTGGCCAGCCGGGAGGTGGCGGTGGACTTTTGCCGCGCGCACGACATCCCCATTGCCCGCCGCATGGTGGGGGGCGGTGCCGTGCTGCTGGATCCGGGACAGGTCTTCTTCCACCTCATCTTTCCCGGCGGACACTCGTCCGTCAACGACCTTTTCGCCGCCCTGCTGCCGGGCGTGATCAACGCCTATCAAAAGATGGGGGTCCCGGCCGAGATCCGGCCCCTGAACGACATCGTGGTGGGCCCCCGCAAGCTGGGGGGTACCGGCGCCGCCACCCTGGGGCAGAGCCTGGTGTTCGTGGGCAGCCTCCTGTTCGACTTTGACCGCGACCTCATGGTGCAGGTGCTGAAGGTGCCTTCGGAGAAGTTCCGCGACAAGATGCTGACCAGCCTGCGCGACTACATGACCACCCTGCGCGAGGAGCTGGGCGAGCGCACCCCCAGCCATGAGGAGGGCGCCCGCATCCTGGCTGAGGCTTACGGGGAGCTGCTGGAGGAGCCCCTGGAACCCGGCACCCTGACCGAGGCCGAGGAGGCGCGCACCCGCGAGTTCGAGGCGCGGTTGTTCGACCCCGCCTTCGTCTTCCAGAACGAAGGCTGGCGTACGCCCGGGGTGAAGATCCGGGACGGCGTCTACCTGTACGAAGGGCTCCACAAGGTGCCCAACGGCCTGGTACGGGCCGTCTGGCTGGAGAACGAGGGCCGCATCGAGCAGGCCTGGATCGGGGGCGATTTCTTCGTGGAGCCGGCCGACGCCCTTACCCCCCTGCAGGAGGCGCTTCAGGGCCAGGCGCCCCGCAGCCCGGGCTTCGCCCAGGCGGTGGAGGAGGCCTTCGCCCGCATCGGGGTCGGCGGCCTGACCGCAGCGGACCTGGTGCAGGCCTTCGCCAACCCGACCCGGCTGGGTGAGCTGGAGCAGGCCGAAGGGGTTGCCCCTCAAGGGTGA
- a CDS encoding ABC transporter domain-containing protein: MTETGSTLLEIRDLVKTYRGGVTANRGISLRLEAGQIVGILGPNGAGKSTLLRQIVGLTRPTSGSVRLGGRVVEAGRMWVKERIAYLPQHPLALADLTVAQAITYSARLRGVPAAEAARRTRRLLESLELAPLAGRPLYTLSGGEHRLAGIATVLAAPAAVVALDEPTNELDPLMRRRVWEEIRGLKRPDRLVLLVSHNVLEAERVLDRVVILHQGQVVADGTPAALRAAVGESVRIAAVFEGPPPVGLAAAGEVEERDEARGRLVLRVDPARVPAVLARVVAAPARLTGVEVSRSGLEDIYLAWRERLEGQRRGGQERHGP, encoded by the coding sequence GTGACGGAAACCGGGAGCACCTTGCTCGAGATCCGGGACCTGGTGAAGACCTATCGGGGCGGGGTGACGGCCAACCGCGGCATCTCCCTCCGCCTGGAGGCCGGCCAGATCGTGGGCATCCTCGGTCCCAACGGGGCGGGCAAATCCACCCTCCTGCGTCAGATTGTGGGCCTGACCCGGCCTACGTCGGGGAGCGTACGCCTGGGCGGGCGAGTGGTGGAGGCGGGGCGGATGTGGGTCAAGGAGCGCATCGCCTACCTGCCGCAGCACCCGTTGGCCCTGGCTGACCTGACGGTGGCTCAGGCCATTACCTACAGCGCCCGGCTGCGGGGGGTGCCGGCGGCAGAGGCGGCCCGCCGCACCCGCCGCCTGCTGGAAAGTCTGGAGCTGGCTCCCTTGGCCGGCCGGCCCCTCTATACCCTCTCCGGCGGCGAGCACCGCCTGGCCGGGATTGCGACTGTGCTGGCGGCGCCGGCAGCGGTGGTGGCCCTGGACGAGCCCACCAATGAGCTCGACCCCCTGATGCGCCGGCGGGTGTGGGAGGAGATCCGGGGGCTCAAGCGCCCCGACCGGCTGGTGCTGCTGGTCTCCCACAACGTGCTGGAGGCCGAACGGGTGTTGGATCGGGTGGTCATCCTCCATCAAGGGCAGGTGGTAGCCGACGGAACTCCGGCCGCCCTGCGGGCGGCGGTAGGGGAGTCGGTGCGCATCGCGGCGGTGTTTGAGGGCCCGCCCCCCGTCGGCCTGGCCGCAGCCGGGGAGGTGGAGGAACGGGACGAGGCCCGGGGCCGCCTGGTACTGCGTGTAGACCCGGCCCGGGTCCCCGCCGTACTGGCGCGCGTGGTGGCGGCTCCCGCCCGTCTCACAGGGGTGGAGGTCAGCCGCAGCGGCCTGGAGGACATCTACCTGGCCTGGCGGGAGCGGCTGGAGGGGCAGCGCCGGGGAGGGCAGGAGCGACATGGACCGTAA
- a CDS encoding Sulfur reduction protein DsrE has product MDETKKILYIHTSGPDTPERTGSPFFLATAAALLGHEVTMLFTMRGTALLKKGVPETATIMEGGQTLRYFIDQAIEAGVTFLVCAPSLALNNMTKEDLIPEVSDVVGGTFVNETALASDLVMTF; this is encoded by the coding sequence ATGGACGAAACCAAAAAAATCCTGTATATCCACACCTCCGGTCCCGATACCCCCGAACGCACCGGCTCCCCCTTCTTCCTCGCCACCGCCGCCGCCCTGCTGGGCCATGAGGTGACGATGCTGTTCACCATGCGCGGCACCGCCCTGCTCAAGAAGGGTGTGCCCGAAACCGCCACGATCATGGAAGGCGGCCAGACGCTGCGCTATTTCATCGACCAGGCCATCGAGGCCGGGGTCACCTTCCTGGTTTGCGCCCCCAGCCTGGCCCTCAACAACATGACCAAGGAGGATCTCATTCCCGAGGTGTCGGACGTGGTGGGCGGGACCTTCGTCAACGAAACCGCGCTCGCGTCCGACCTGGTTATGACGTTCTAG
- a CDS encoding conserved protein of unknown function (Evidence 4 : Unknown function but conserved in other organisms) — protein sequence MSAAEPPVLDNRGLEPPQPFMRTLEVLDGWGPGPHRLTIINDREPLFLYPELEERGLRWTVDARPEGVYITIYTPD from the coding sequence ATGAGCGCTGCCGAACCGCCGGTGCTGGACAACCGCGGGCTGGAGCCGCCGCAGCCGTTCATGCGCACCCTGGAGGTGTTGGACGGCTGGGGTCCGGGTCCCCACCGGCTGACCATCATCAACGACCGCGAACCCCTCTTCCTGTATCCCGAGCTGGAGGAGCGGGGGCTGCGCTGGACGGTGGATGCGCGGCCGGAGGGGGTCTACATCACCATCTATACCCCGGATTAG
- a CDS encoding conserved protein of unknown function (Evidence 4 : Unknown function but conserved in other organisms) yields the protein MAPKRLDVRDDLREGREPFQRIMDFVDGLEPGESWELLATFRPDPLIRVMSRRGYRHAAEEWDDGTWCITFLAEAAAEGGQEA from the coding sequence ATGGCGCCCAAGCGGCTGGATGTGCGGGACGACCTGCGCGAGGGACGGGAACCGTTCCAGCGCATCATGGACTTTGTGGACGGACTGGAGCCGGGGGAGAGCTGGGAGCTGTTGGCCACCTTCCGGCCTGACCCCCTGATCCGGGTCATGAGCCGGCGCGGCTACCGCCATGCGGCCGAGGAGTGGGACGACGGCACCTGGTGCATCACCTTCCTGGCGGAAGCCGCCGCGGAAGGGGGGCAGGAGGCATGA
- a CDS encoding conserved membrane protein of unknown function (Evidence 4 : Unknown function but conserved in other organisms) has translation MGLAAPPNTENAPPLVLPMLFMVTGLAGFLGGLADLLVSGRDLLQFLFGAPAVLAAVHFFTLGFISMVMMGAMYQLVPVVMNTTVASVSLGYWHYAFYLVGVVLLITGLGVFAPVAMIVGGSSILIGAVLFLVNMARTMARARAWSLSGVFLVASLTYLAATVSFGWLLAWNFFHPWLGTGAHTPMLLTHLSLGLAGWFSLTLMGVSYKLLPMFILSPGRAPAGRWVFGLLNAALLAVVAGTWVAPRTSLGVAGLLGLMGSIAYLVDVGVMVAERRRRQLDPAVRTALAGPVALALWWLLLAWALLVPSPGRWAAVFFLLFNGWLGLSLTGYLQKIVPFLVWLHRYGRGIGQGRLPRIKDLLPERWSWQVAGLYGPGLVAAVAALLAGSGPLLAVGLGLEILGVIRLLVAVLAALWGKPRLEAVRPAVPAAWGKVKP, from the coding sequence ATGGGTCTGGCGGCACCACCAAACACCGAGAACGCGCCGCCCCTGGTCCTGCCCATGCTGTTTATGGTCACCGGGCTGGCCGGGTTCCTGGGCGGACTCGCCGACCTGCTGGTCTCCGGCCGCGATCTCCTACAGTTCCTGTTCGGGGCCCCGGCCGTGCTGGCGGCGGTGCACTTCTTCACCCTGGGCTTCATCAGCATGGTGATGATGGGAGCCATGTACCAGCTGGTGCCGGTGGTCATGAACACCACCGTGGCCAGTGTCTCCCTGGGTTACTGGCACTACGCCTTCTATCTGGTGGGGGTGGTGCTCCTCATCACAGGCCTAGGGGTGTTTGCGCCGGTAGCCATGATTGTTGGGGGCAGCAGCATCCTCATCGGCGCGGTCCTCTTCCTGGTCAACATGGCCCGTACCATGGCCCGGGCGCGGGCCTGGTCGCTGTCGGGGGTTTTCCTGGTGGCCTCCCTGACCTACCTGGCGGCGACCGTCAGCTTCGGCTGGCTGCTGGCCTGGAACTTCTTCCACCCCTGGCTGGGGACGGGTGCGCACACGCCCATGCTGCTCACCCACCTCTCGCTGGGGCTGGCGGGTTGGTTCAGCCTCACCTTGATGGGCGTCTCCTACAAGCTTTTGCCCATGTTCATCCTCTCCCCGGGCCGCGCCCCGGCCGGGCGCTGGGTGTTTGGCCTCCTGAACGCCGCCCTCCTTGCCGTGGTGGCGGGCACCTGGGTAGCCCCCCGCACCTCCCTAGGGGTGGCAGGGCTGCTGGGATTGATGGGGTCGATTGCCTACCTGGTCGATGTGGGAGTGATGGTGGCGGAGCGGCGCCGACGCCAGCTCGACCCCGCGGTCCGGACGGCGTTGGCTGGGCCGGTGGCGCTGGCGCTATGGTGGCTGCTACTGGCCTGGGCTCTTCTGGTCCCCTCGCCCGGGCGGTGGGCGGCGGTCTTCTTCCTGTTGTTTAACGGATGGCTGGGGCTGTCCCTGACCGGCTACCTGCAGAAGATCGTCCCCTTTCTGGTGTGGCTCCACCGCTACGGGCGGGGGATCGGCCAGGGCCGCCTGCCCCGGATCAAGGACCTGCTGCCGGAACGCTGGTCCTGGCAGGTGGCGGGCCTGTACGGGCCCGGGCTGGTGGCGGCGGTGGCCGCCCTCCTGGCCGGCAGCGGCCCCTTGCTAGCGGTGGGGCTGGGGTTGGAAATCCTGGGGGTGATCCGCCTGCTGGTGGCGGTGCTGGCGGCCCTGTGGGGGAAGCCGCGGCTGGAGGCGGTGCGGCCGGCGGTACCGGCCGCGTGGGGGAAGGTGAAGCCGTGA